Genomic DNA from Bacteroidota bacterium:
TATGCGTGAAGGAGAGTTTGCCGCCTGTGCGTACTGCGAGATATTGATTGAGCAGACGGCGGTTTTCCTCCAACACCTTCACGGGAATCGTCCGCACCGACGTAGCCGTCGGCAGGGCGAGACTCGCTTCCATGTTCTCGACGATCTTTGCCGCGACGCCGCGGATGGCGGTGGACTGGTCGGACGGTTCGGGTGATGTACTTGTGACTTGAGGGTAAGAGGGTGTGAGAGTGAGGGGCGATGCACTTTGCGAGCCGTTGCCGCCTTCTTGCTTCGCGCCGAGAGCGGCGGCGAAGTAGTGCTGCCACGTTTTGCTGACGGATGCGGGGTTCTTCAGATACTCTTCCAGCATCTCCTCGACGAGTCCGGCGTTGGGGCCGAATTCCTCGAGGATTGCCTGCAGTTGACCGGCGGTGGGTTGCATAACGATTCTCTGTAAATGAACGGGCTTTCCCTCAAAGATAACAAACTCGTGGAGGCAATCCAACTGGCTGATGGCTTTTGAAATCCGACAGAGAAGGCAGTCTGCGATTAGATTCCTCATGTAGTCTGCAAATTCAGAAGTCGTAGCGTTTCCCACCCACGGTGACCCCATCTCACGAACCTGGACACGGCGGAGCCGTGTCCCTACAAACAACAGTTGCTGTAGGGACACGCCTCCGGCGTGTCCTCTCGTTTGACAAGAAGAACCGTTTGACATCTCTATATCGGATTTCAAGTGGCTGCGCAGAAGCCCAAATTCGTTGACATTGGACTTGGATTTTCCTTCATTCTAACAACTCGAACAGGCAATAGATACCCCAACTCTTCAGAGGTTTCCGATGCCGCAACTGATCGGACTGGAACATTCGAGGCAAGGGCTGCTTCTTTCCCCACAACCACAACGGCCCTATACTACATCTTCGTTATACAGTAGCGACTTGTTGCTAAGTGTGTTTTGCGGCGGGCTGAGTTGCCAACCTTGTGATTTGTTTCTCCGGTCGAAATTCGTTACGCTATTGGGACATTTGAGGACAAAGGAGTTCTTCATGCAGAAAAAACATCAATTTACGGCCGTTATTGAGCGCGAAGACAACATGTACGTCGCATTGTGTCCGGAGCTCGATATCGCCAGCCAAGGGGAAACGGTCGAGGAGGCGCGGGCGAATCTGAAGGAAGCAATCGAGTTGTTCTTCGAAACGGCTTCTCAGAAGGAGATTCGTGAGCGGTTGCACGATGAAGTATTCGTGACCCGTCTTGAGGTAGCCGTTGGGTAAGATGCGGGTTCTTTCTGGCAAGGAAGTCTGCCAGATCCTCTCCAAGCACAGTTTTGAGGCTATCCGGCAAAAAGGCAGTCATATTATCATGCAGAAGAAAATGGGCACGTCCACCATAACGGTGCCTGTTCCCAATCACAAAGAGATCAAGCCCGGAACACTGAAGTCCATTATTCGACAATCACAGGTTTCACCGAAGGAATTCGAGACCTGACCCAGGAGCTGAGTTTTGGGGCTTCATGACTGGATGCATCGCAAATCAATCACACCGACACCCCACGCGTTTGGAATGTCTCGTTCCTCGCGTTCGGGGTGAACTAAAGCCGATGCCGCAACTGATCGGACTGGAACATTCGAGGCACGGGCTGCTTCCTCCCCCGCAACCACAACGGCCCGATACCACAGCTTCAGGGCGGCAGAATCCGGCTAAGCTCCTTCACCATTTGCGTTCGGCGCTATGCACACGACAGTACATTCCCGGTATGAGTACGACGATGACGTAAACACACGTGCTAAACAAGGGCGGACGCGGGGTGGGCAGTGGGCTGGATTACATAGATAGAGTCTTATGCAAATTGCACAAACGTAGTTAGGCGTGAGAACAAATGCCACAAGAGTACTCAGGTTATCTTCACAATGCGGCTTCGTTGTCGCGAGAGTTCGGCAAAACGTTTAGCGGTATTCGCTTTGACAGCCGTGATCAGGCTGTTGAAGTATTTGTTCTGCAAGCATTGGCCATGTGTGCCTCTCATTGCGATGCATCAGCTATCCTCCTAGAGAACGGATTTAAGGGAGAAGCGGTTACCACTCTGCGTCCAGTGCAGGAGCTACTCTTTGACATGCATTGGATTCTCCAAACAAATGACCGAGGCGAACAACTCGAACGAGTTTATCGACTTGAGGCCGATCCTTATGCACATTGGGATAAGGAAACCAAACTCATCGAAAGACATTCATCAACCGAAAACGCAAAACGTATGAGAGGCAGTCTAGATGATTTGACGAAAGAATATCCCTTCCTGACGCAGACCGTTTCTGACGGTACAACCGAATTCAAAACAGCACCGTCATTTGCTTGCAGGATGGGTGCTGTGCGACCAAGGTTCTATCATATATACTGTTACAGTTCTGTGTTTTCACATCCGACGCCATTTGTCAAGA
This window encodes:
- a CDS encoding type II toxin-antitoxin system HicB family antitoxin, whose protein sequence is MQKKHQFTAVIEREDNMYVALCPELDIASQGETVEEARANLKEAIELFFETASQKEIRERLHDEVFVTRLEVAVG
- a CDS encoding type II toxin-antitoxin system HicA family toxin; translation: MGKMRVLSGKEVCQILSKHSFEAIRQKGSHIIMQKKMGTSTITVPVPNHKEIKPGTLKSIIRQSQVSPKEFET